One region of Marinitoga hydrogenitolerans DSM 16785 genomic DNA includes:
- a CDS encoding YjjG family noncanonical pyrimidine nucleotidase, translating to MKYEIVYFDLDHTLLDFEKSEKVALFNTLKHFSITVKEEYIEIYKPINEKWWKLFSNGTYPKEVIIVERFREFFSSIGLDSKFDLNKVSDIYLENLSKLGFFLDGAENLLKILKEKKQRMAAITNGVEKVQKGRSKALNLDKYFEFILTSEKVGKPKPDPLIFYEAAKLSNVSIKNSVYIGDNPDSDYLGSKNVGMDFILYDPYNKHPELDCKKVANYTELLKLII from the coding sequence ATCTAGATCACACGTTACTCGATTTTGAAAAATCTGAAAAAGTTGCCCTTTTTAATACGCTAAAACATTTTTCAATTACTGTGAAAGAAGAATATATAGAAATTTATAAACCCATTAATGAAAAATGGTGGAAACTTTTTTCTAATGGAACATATCCCAAGGAAGTGATAATTGTCGAACGTTTTAGAGAATTTTTTAGTTCTATTGGATTAGATTCAAAATTTGATTTAAACAAAGTTTCTGATATTTATCTTGAAAACCTATCTAAATTAGGCTTTTTTTTAGATGGTGCTGAAAATTTATTGAAAATTCTAAAAGAAAAAAAGCAGCGGATGGCCGCCATTACAAATGGTGTTGAAAAGGTGCAAAAAGGTAGAAGTAAAGCTTTAAACCTTGATAAATATTTTGAATTCATATTAACTTCTGAAAAGGTCGGGAAACCAAAACCTGATCCTTTAATCTTTTATGAAGCTGCAAAATTATCTAATGTTTCTATTAAAAACTCTGTTTATATTGGCGATAATCCAGATTCCGATTATCTGGGTTCAAAAAATGTTGGAATGGATTTTATATTATATGATCCTTATAATAAACATCCAGAATTAGACTGTAAGAAAGTTGCGAATTATACTGAATTATTAAAATTAATAATATAA